The Etheostoma spectabile isolate EspeVRDwgs_2016 chromosome 24, UIUC_Espe_1.0, whole genome shotgun sequence genome contains a region encoding:
- the pnpla4 gene encoding patatin-like phospholipase domain-containing protein 4 isoform X1 — protein sequence MTVLNLSFAACGFLGIYQLGAVGAFLRHGDRLLGSLGACAGASAGALVAAVLITAPDKLEVQGNEMQFESNQKCNSSKCRICHGSNCKEFTYRFADSVRRQPLGGATPGYDFMLTLREGIEEILPSEAHRLAAGRLHVSVTNSRSGHNQILSRFSSREELIQALLASSFVPFYAGLKPLELRGQKWMDGGFSDSLPILPVGRTITVSPFAGLQDVCPVHRGRFNTQLALANMNIMLSVENLKRLNRALFPPPSAGMQALCEEGFRDALGFLKREDWMSS from the exons ATGACGGTCCTGAACTTGTCCTTCGCTGCGTGTGGTTTTTTGGGGATCTACCAGCTGGGAGCAGTGGGAGCTTTCCTCCGCCACGGAGACCGGCTGCTGGGATCCCTCGGGGCCTGCGCCGGGGCATCGGCCGGCGCCCTGGTGGCTGCCGTGTTGATCACGGCACCCGACAAGTTAGAG gtacaaggcaacgaaatgcagtttgagtctaaccagaagtgcaatagcagcaagtgcaggatatgccatggttcc AACTGTAAAGAGTTCACGTACCGGTTTGCTGACAGCGTGAGACGGCAGCCGCTTGGAGGCGCCACGCCGGGATACGACTTCATGCTCACACTACG GGAGGGGATAGAAGAGATTCTGCCCAGCGAGGCTCACCGTCTGGCCGCCGGCCGCCTCCACGTCTCCGTCACTAACTCCAGAAGTGGACACAACCAGATCCTGTCCCGGTTCTCCTCCAGGGAGGAACTCATCCAG GCTCTGCTGGCCAGCAGCTTTGTGCCGTTCTACGCAGGACTCAAACCGCTGGAGTTACGAGGACAG AAATGGATGGATGGGGGGTTCTCCGACAGCCTGCCTATTCTGCCGGTGGGACGAACCATCACTGTGTCTCCGTTTGCCGGACTGCAGGACGTGTGTCCCGTCCACAGGGGGCGCTTCAACACTCAACTCGCACTGGCCAACATGAACATAATG CTCTCCGTGGAAAACCTCAAACGTCTGAACCGGGCTCTGTTCCCTCCACCCAGCGCCGGCATGCAGGCGTTGTGTGAAGAAGGTTTCAGAGACGCGCTGGGCTTCCTGAAGAGAGAGGACTGGATGAGCTCATGA
- the pnpla4 gene encoding patatin-like phospholipase domain-containing protein 4 isoform X2 — protein MTVLNLSFAACGFLGIYQLGAVGAFLRHGDRLLGSLGACAGASAGALVAAVLITAPDKLENCKEFTYRFADSVRRQPLGGATPGYDFMLTLREGIEEILPSEAHRLAAGRLHVSVTNSRSGHNQILSRFSSREELIQALLASSFVPFYAGLKPLELRGQKWMDGGFSDSLPILPVGRTITVSPFAGLQDVCPVHRGRFNTQLALANMNIMLSVENLKRLNRALFPPPSAGMQALCEEGFRDALGFLKREDWMSS, from the exons ATGACGGTCCTGAACTTGTCCTTCGCTGCGTGTGGTTTTTTGGGGATCTACCAGCTGGGAGCAGTGGGAGCTTTCCTCCGCCACGGAGACCGGCTGCTGGGATCCCTCGGGGCCTGCGCCGGGGCATCGGCCGGCGCCCTGGTGGCTGCCGTGTTGATCACGGCACCCGACAAGTTAGAG AACTGTAAAGAGTTCACGTACCGGTTTGCTGACAGCGTGAGACGGCAGCCGCTTGGAGGCGCCACGCCGGGATACGACTTCATGCTCACACTACG GGAGGGGATAGAAGAGATTCTGCCCAGCGAGGCTCACCGTCTGGCCGCCGGCCGCCTCCACGTCTCCGTCACTAACTCCAGAAGTGGACACAACCAGATCCTGTCCCGGTTCTCCTCCAGGGAGGAACTCATCCAG GCTCTGCTGGCCAGCAGCTTTGTGCCGTTCTACGCAGGACTCAAACCGCTGGAGTTACGAGGACAG AAATGGATGGATGGGGGGTTCTCCGACAGCCTGCCTATTCTGCCGGTGGGACGAACCATCACTGTGTCTCCGTTTGCCGGACTGCAGGACGTGTGTCCCGTCCACAGGGGGCGCTTCAACACTCAACTCGCACTGGCCAACATGAACATAATG CTCTCCGTGGAAAACCTCAAACGTCTGAACCGGGCTCTGTTCCCTCCACCCAGCGCCGGCATGCAGGCGTTGTGTGAAGAAGGTTTCAGAGACGCGCTGGGCTTCCTGAAGAGAGAGGACTGGATGAGCTCATGA